AAACTTGGTGAAATTGTTGAGAGTTGTCCAAAAATCAGCGATATTGAAATCAATCCACTTTTCCTTTACGAAAAAGGTCTGAAAGCAGTTGATGCACGAATTATTTTAAATACAAAAAAATAGCTTTTGTCGGAGAAATCCGACAAATTCCTAACTTTCACCAATTCTACTTAAAAATGTATCCCCAAAATCACTCAAAACATAGAAATCTGTTTCAACTAAAAAATGTCTATTTTCATACCAAAAATAGATAATGAGTTGAAAATTTCCATTAAGCTCTTTTGCAGTTTCTCGAAGAAGAATCATTTCGCTTTTGTTTAAAAAGAAGTTCAAATTTAAATATGTTTTTCCTCTTTTAACTGTTTCTGTCGTTGGTTCATCATTTTCAATAACTTTTGGTTCAATATCTTCTTGAGTTTTGCCTTTTTTTAACTTTTTACTTTTTTCGACGACCTCATCGAGAGTAAAAAACTTTTTATAATTAAATTTGACTTCACTCCCTTCCAATTTAATTAAAGTTCTCATTCCAATCGGTTTTGATAAATCCATCTCTTTTAAAATCTCAATTTCACTCGCAAAGAAAATTAGACTAACTTCACCAGAAGTATCTTCAATTTTTCCAATCGAATATGGATTACCAGCTTTTGAAATTTTTTCTTCACCAATATCTACAAAACCGACAAAAACCACTTCTTGTTCATGCTTGAAATTTACATTATCAATAATTTTAGAAACTTTTTTAAATTCGGAAATCTGTTCTTGAAATTCTTTAAATTTGGAATCTGAAAATTTCTGAATTGCATCATCTAAAGAAAAAAACTCTTTGTTTTCCAATTTAAAATTCTCATCTTCTATTTTTAAAGAAGCTTTAATTCCAATTGGTTTTGATAAGTCAAGTTGCTTTAAAATTTGCATCTCTTTACCAAACATCATAAATTCAAGTTCGCCTGTGAAATCTGATATTTTTCCTTTTCCGTAGAGATTTCCAGCATTTGATATTTTTTCCTCAAACTCAACAAAACCAACTAAAAATACTTTTTGCCAATTTTGAAAATCATCTTTTTCTGTTGTTTTTGAGATATTTTTTAATTTGGAAATATCTTCTCGATATTCGTCAAGTGGGTGAGCTGAAACATAAAAATTTAAAACCTCTTTTTCAAGTTCTAATTTTTCTTTCAGTCTATATTCAGTTCGTGGAACTAATTTTAGTTCTTTTGTATTTTCGGTGAAATTGTCATCATCTCCGAAAAGTCCCTCGGAAGCACTTTTTTGTAATTTGCCAACTTCACTAGCAAATTGCACAATTTTCTCAATTTCGTCAAGTAGTGTTTTTCGATTGTAATTCGTTTTGTCAAAACCACCTGCTTTAATTAAGGATTCAAAAGTTCCTTTATTTGGTTTTACACGATTTAAAAAATCAGGAATATCTTTAAATTCTCCATTTTTTTGAGCTTCTACAATTGTTTCAACTGCACTACCGCCAACACCTTTAATTCCTTCAAGCCCAAAAAGAACTGCTTCTTTTCCATCTTTTTCAACAATTGAAAAACCTTTTTGAGATTTGTTTATATCTGGAGACAAAATTTCAATACCCATTGTTTTTGCTTCTTCAACATAAAGTGCAATTTTGTCCATGTTTCGGCTTTCAGTTGAGAGAAGAGAAGCCATAAATTCAGCAGGATAGTGTGCTTTTAAATATGCAGTTTGGAAAGTGATCATCGCATAAGCGGCGGAGTGTGATTTGTTGAATCCGTAACCAGCAAATTTTTCGATGAGGTCAAACAGTTCTTCCGCAATTTCTCTATCAAGTCCCTGTTCTTCAGCACCGTCGGCAAATTGTGATTTATACTCTTTCATCAAATCAATCTTCTTTTTACCCATTGCTCGACGAACAATATCTGATTTTCCAAGTGAAAAACCACCAATTTTTTGAACAATTTGCATAACTTGTTCCTGATACACAATCATTCCATAAGTTGGATCTAAAATCTCTTTTAGCTGTTCAGGAAATTCCTTACCTTCAAATGGATAAAAAATATCTTGTCGTCCATGTTTTCGTTCAACAAAATCGTCTAACATTCCCGCTTCCATTGGACCAGGTCGGTAGAGAGCAATAAGTGCGATGACATCTTCAAAATTTGATGGTTTCATTCGCTTATTCAAATCTCGCATTCCGCCTGACTCGATTTGGAACATACCGATTGTTTTTCCCGCCGACATCATTTCGTAAACTTTTGGATCGTTCATATCGATGTCGTGCCAAACAATGTCAATATTTTTGTGTTTTTTAACCAAATCAATCGCACCAAAAATTACATCAAGTGTTTTTAAACCAAGAAAGTCAAACTTAATTAAATCAACATCTTCCAAATAATCAAGCGAATATTGGGTAACAAAGTCGCCCTCTTTTGAAAGGTGAAGCGGTGTTTTATTCCAAAGTGCCTCGTTTGAAATTACAAGTCCCGCTGCATGAATTCCTGTATTTCGTTTAAGTCCTTCTAGCTTTTCAGAAATATCCCAAACTTTTTGCAAATCAGGATTATTTTGTAGCGAGTCTGTGATTCTTGGCTCACTCTCTTTTGCTTTTTTCAGTGTAATTTTTAGCTCTTCAGGAATCAATTTCACAAATTCATTCACAATTGGTAGCGGAATATCAAAAACACGACTCACATCTCGGATTACTCCTTTTGGCAAAAGGGAACTGAAAGTTGTAACTTGTGCTACATTTTCCCGTCCATATTTTTCCTGCACATAGCGAATAATCTCTTTCCGTTTGTTTTGTGCAAAATCCATATCAATATCAGGCATTGAGACCCGTTCAGGATTTAAAAATCTCTCAAAAAGCAAATCATATTTTAGTGGATCGATGTCGGTGATTCTGAGAGCAAAAGCAACAAGCGAACCTGCTGCTGAATTATGAACCGTGTAATTTGTTGTTGTGTATGAGTGATCGTCTTTCACTGAAAAATCAAAAACTTCTGTTTTCTTCTTTGGGATTTTTGTGATTTTTCGAACTTTTAATTTAATGTGATCATCAAAAGTTTGATACTCTTCTTCATTGGAAGCAAAATGTGATTTTAAAACATATATATTATCAAGCACCTCAATAGATACTGGTTTATATGTGGATAACAAAAGCATTCTTGTATATTCAGCAATCTCTCTTTCTCTAAAAAAAAGTTCTAAATCTTCTGTACTGTTTGTATCACACATATTCTCAATATTATTACTTTGCCCTAATAACATATATAAAATGTTATTTTTTACTTCACTTGTTAAGCTATTTAATAAATTAAATAAAGTTTGAACATTATTTTTCTTGAAAAATGAGAAAAGTATTCTGTCTTGAATTATAAAAGTCTCTTTATCTTTACTAAAAGCTCTATAAACTTTATAACCCATTTCCAGTAAATAAATACCTAAATATCTTGACATAGAGCTACGATTTAAAACTAAATTAACAGTTTTATGCTTTTCATTTAAATAGCCATTGTATATATAATATATTATTAATTCAGCTAATAAATCTTTTCTAATATACCTTGAAACACCTCTTTCTGTTCGTCCAAAAAGTTCTACATCATCAAACTCTTCAACAGGTTCAAAGCTGTTTGATTTCTCATTGTAATTAAAAATTACAACTGGTTTTATAAAAATATCATTTTTGTAAAAAATTCTCTCTTTAATTAATTCAAAATCACTGTCATCATAAAAATTTAATAAATCAAATTTGATGTCATCTGAAGTATCTTCCAAATATTTTGGAATTGGTTGAAAAAGACAATCTTTTTCAGTTATCTCTTTTGCTTCTTTCCACTCACCATTTCCTAAATAGACTTTATGATCTCCAGTTAAAACAATTGGATTTACAAAATCTCCGTAAAAAGTCTCAATTTTATAAAGCTCTTCTTCTATTTCATATTTGAAAGTTTCTAAAACTTCTTTTTCTCGGTTTTTGTGGCTTATGACAATATCGCCAACCTGAACCTCATCGATACTTTTTTGAGTGAAACCAAATCCATCTTTTACATAAACTTGAGCTTCTTTTGTCAAACAGCCACGACCTGGTCCAACTGGAATATTTGTTTCACCAGAATAACGGACAAAGTCCCAAACGATCAACATGTATCCTGGAAACTTCATACTATTTATAGTATTTATTTCGTGTTCAAGTCGGTCTCGATATTTTTGATGTTCCTCTTCTGGCACAAATTTTAATCGCTCTTCCAAACCTCTCCGAGACTGTTCAGTAAAAAGAACAGCATCATTTTCAAACGAAAATCTCTCCTCTTTTTGTGGAAGTTCTAAATCTATCTCTTTTGCATATTCAAGTGTGAATTTAAAATTTGGTGGAGTCGGATTTCCTAAATTTAGTTTCAAGTTGCATTTGTCAGCAATCACATTTGTATTTTCAACTGCTTCAGGAATATCTTTGAAAACTTTTTCCATATCTGCGGGAGACTTGATAAAAAACTCATGAACAGTATGTCTCATTCGTTTTGGGTCGTTCCAAGTTTTTCCTGTTCCAATTGCCATATAAACTTCGTGAGCTTCAGAATCTTCTGCATTTGTATAGTGAGTGTCATTTGTCGCGACAAGCTGGATTCCCGTCTCTTTTGAAAGTCGGATGAGGTCGTTGTCGATATTAAATTGGTGTCCAATTCCGTGTCGCATAATTTCCAAATAGAAATCATCTCCGAAAATCTCTTTGTATTCTAAAGCAACTTTTTTTGCTTCTTCATACCCTTTTGAGCCTCTTTCCCGATTTTTATCACTCTGATTTAAATGAAAATTTACTTCACCAGCAAGACATGCAGAAGTGCAAACAAGACCTTCACTCCGCTCTTTCAACATTTTTTTTGGAATTCTCGGTTTGTAATACATATTTTCAAAAGCCTGAGAAGACAAATACATCAAATTTTGGTAGCCGACCTCATCTTTTG
Above is a genomic segment from Thiovulum sp. ES containing:
- a CDS encoding DNA polymerase III, alpha subunit (PFAM: Bacterial DNA polymerase III alpha subunit; PHP domain~TIGRFAM: DNA-directed DNA polymerase III (polc)), whose amino-acid sequence is MSYTHLHFHTDYSLLDGANKIKNVAKKIKELGMSSVAITDHGNMFGAIDFYQTMSREGIKPIIGMEAYVTNHDFGVKEKGIFHLCLYAKDEVGYQNLMYLSSQAFENMYYKPRIPKKMLKERSEGLVCTSACLAGEVNFHLNQSDKNRERGSKGYEEAKKVALEYKEIFGDDFYLEIMRHGIGHQFNIDNDLIRLSKETGIQLVATNDTHYTNAEDSEAHEVYMAIGTGKTWNDPKRMRHTVHEFFIKSPADMEKVFKDIPEAVENTNVIADKCNLKLNLGNPTPPNFKFTLEYAKEIDLELPQKEERFSFENDAVLFTEQSRRGLEERLKFVPEEEHQKYRDRLEHEINTINSMKFPGYMLIVWDFVRYSGETNIPVGPGRGCLTKEAQVYVKDGFGFTQKSIDEVQVGDIVISHKNREKEVLETFKYEIEEELYKIETFYGDFVNPIVLTGDHKVYLGNGEWKEAKEITEKDCLFQPIPKYLEDTSDDIKFDLLNFYDDSDFELIKERIFYKNDIFIKPVVIFNYNEKSNSFEPVEEFDDVELFGRTERGVSRYIRKDLLAELIIYYIYNGYLNEKHKTVNLVLNRSSMSRYLGIYLLEMGYKVYRAFSKDKETFIIQDRILFSFFKKNNVQTLFNLLNSLTSEVKNNILYMLLGQSNNIENMCDTNSTEDLELFFREREIAEYTRMLLLSTYKPVSIEVLDNIYVLKSHFASNEEEYQTFDDHIKLKVRKITKIPKKKTEVFDFSVKDDHSYTTTNYTVHNSAAGSLVAFALRITDIDPLKYDLLFERFLNPERVSMPDIDMDFAQNKRKEIIRYVQEKYGRENVAQVTTFSSLLPKGVIRDVSRVFDIPLPIVNEFVKLIPEELKITLKKAKESEPRITDSLQNNPDLQKVWDISEKLEGLKRNTGIHAAGLVISNEALWNKTPLHLSKEGDFVTQYSLDYLEDVDLIKFDFLGLKTLDVIFGAIDLVKKHKNIDIVWHDIDMNDPKVYEMMSAGKTIGMFQIESGGMRDLNKRMKPSNFEDVIALIALYRPGPMEAGMLDDFVERKHGRQDIFYPFEGKEFPEQLKEILDPTYGMIVYQEQVMQIVQKIGGFSLGKSDIVRRAMGKKKIDLMKEYKSQFADGAEEQGLDREIAEELFDLIEKFAGYGFNKSHSAAYAMITFQTAYLKAHYPAEFMASLLSTESRNMDKIALYVEEAKTMGIEILSPDINKSQKGFSIVEKDGKEAVLFGLEGIKGVGGSAVETIVEAQKNGEFKDIPDFLNRVKPNKGTFESLIKAGGFDKTNYNRKTLLDEIEKIVQFASEVGKLQKSASEGLFGDDDNFTENTKELKLVPRTEYRLKEKLELEKEVLNFYVSAHPLDEYREDISKLKNISKTTEKDDFQNWQKVFLVGFVEFEEKISNAGNLYGKGKISDFTGELEFMMFGKEMQILKQLDLSKPIGIKASLKIEDENFKLENKEFFSLDDAIQKFSDSKFKEFQEQISEFKKVSKIIDNVNFKHEQEVVFVGFVDIGEEKISKAGNPYSIGKIEDTSGEVSLIFFASEIEILKEMDLSKPIGMRTLIKLEGSEVKFNYKKFFTLDEVVEKSKKLKKGKTQEDIEPKVIENDEPTTETVKRGKTYLNLNFFLNKSEMILLRETAKELNGNFQLIIYFWYENRHFLVETDFYVLSDFGDTFLSRIGES